AACTTTTTTAGCATTTACTTCTCATAATGCATCCTATTCTACTGGTGTAAGAATAgcttcacactgctgctgcttaTAGAGGAAGAGGACCACTATCACTATTTTTACGGTTTAAGAGGATCGCATTACGTTTCTTGCTGTTTGATTGCAATGGAAGCTTCAGGTGTCAATGTCCTGGTTTTTACATGGAAAAGAGGTTGCAGGAAACTGTCTTTTCCTAGAATTGGTATATGGAACACGTGGAGTTATGCCCTGCTCCCACTTTGTTTTCTTAGGTTTTTCGGGAGATGATCGACTCCTTTGTGATACAGTTCCTCCAAATGAACTTGTAGGTGGCTCTGAAAAGAGCCTTTGGGTTTGGTAATAGCACTTAGTGTCGACAATTTATGCCCTCTCCCCGCGGATGCGGCGGGCAAGCTGGATGTCCTTGGGCATGATGGTGACGCGTTTGGCGTGGATGGCACACAGGTTGGTGTCCTCGAAGAGCCCCACCAAGTAGGCCTCGCACGCCTCCTGCAGCGCCATCACCGCCGAGCTCTGGAAGCGCAGGTCGGTCTTGAAGTCCTGCGCGATCTCGCGCACCAGCCGCTGGAACGGCAGCTTGCGGATCAGCAGCTCCGTGGACTTCTGGTAGCGGCGGATCTCTCGCAGGGCCACCGTGCCGGGCCGGTAGCGGTGGGGCTTCTTCACGCCGCCGGTGGCCGGCGCGCTCTTACGAGCAGCTTTGGTGGCGAGCTGCTTGCGCGGCGCCTTACCGCCGGTGGACTTGCGGGCAGTCTGCTTAGTACGAGCCATCACGATGGATTGGATAAACTGTTGCAACTCAAGCCCTGCTCTTCTTGCTCTTATTTATAAAGGCGAAGTCATCCTGATTGGTCCGAATCTTCAAATTTCGCGCGGTGAAAGCAGAAACCGGATACGCCTTGTGATTGGCTACCAGTTCTCACTTTCGAAAACCTTTATCTTTTGATGTCCTGTATTTTCTCTGTAAATTGTCCATCTATTCACCCTGTATTTTAAGTGCTTTATATTTACCTTAATTAGTGTTAATCCCTTTGTTGGAGATTAAGGTTGGgaagagacaaaaaagaaagttCCACAGATCCGAGCCCTTTCAAAAACTCCGTTTCTGAATGTTATTGATCGAGTCCAGCTTCGTCATTTATCAGAGGTTATAATtttgaataaatgttttatttttgcaatGCAAGTATCGTATTACAGAATTTCTAACTCTTCAACAAACATTGCCATCACTTCCAGACACTCTGTTCCTAAGAAACATGAAAATACTACCGCTGTTGAAATGTaacgatgctgctgctgctaagtcgcttcagtcgtgtctgactctgtgcgaccccatagacggctgccctccaggcttccccgtccctgggattctccaagcaagaacactggagtgggttactattgccttctccgacgaTGCTGAATCTTGGTAAATCTTAAATGTTTGGTCAAGCCAAACTGTAAATGCCAatggcttaatttttaaaacatttcagtatttagcaaaattttatgttctttttcctACAATTACTAACTCGGTAACTTAATTTTGGCCGAAAACTAGAATCATAAATTTATATTGggcttttgtctctttaggtccATATCGAGGAAGAAACAAGGCTCACAAGTAGATATTTATGTACAAAACCTTAATCCTTTGCGCTGTTTTGAAacggaaactttttttttcttatctggtGGCTGGGGATATCCAGGGTTCTTTCCAGTTCAACAGCCAATCAAGAAATAGAATCTAAATCTCCTTATTTGCATACAACGTTTCTACTGGCTGAATAGATCCAATCAGCGACTTCGATAGATTAAGCATCTATTTGCATAGAAGCCCTACAAAAATAGGCCGGCACGCTAAGCAGTATTCTTTCAGTTTTCTCCGTCAGTTTATTCTGTCAGACTTTCTTCCATCATGCCTGAACCGGCTAAATCTGCTCCTGCTCCCAAGAAGGGGTCTAAGAAGGCAGTAACCAAGGCGCAGAAAAAAGACGGCAAGAAGCGTAAGCGCAGCCGCAAGGAGAGCTACTCCGTGTACGTGTACAAGGTGCTGAAGCAGGTCCACCCGGACACTGGAATCTCCTCCAAGGCCATGGGCATCATGAACTCCTTCGTGAACGATATATTTGAGCGCATCGCAGGCGAGGCATCGCGTCTGGCGCATTATAACAAGCGCTCGACCATCACATCCAGGGAGATCCAGACCGCCGTGCGCCTTCTGTTGCCTGGGGAGCTGGCCAAGCACGCCGTGTCCGAGGGCACCAAGGCTGTCACCAAATACACCAGCTCTAAGTAAATGTTTCTAGGAGCTGTCAAACCCAAAGGCTCTTTTCAGAGCCACTCACATTTTCCCAAAGGGCTCTAATACTGGATATTGTCTTAATCTCTAGGAGAAAAGTAATGCTGAACTTCAAAGTTGGCTATGTTAACgaatttatgattttaatttctcAGAAAATTTCCCTTTGTAGTGGTTCTCATAACTAGGTAACTTGATCAGCTTAAAAGAAACGGGCTATTTCAATACAGAAAGGCAGACCATTTCTAACTAGTATAAACTATAAACCTCCGGAGACTGAGGCACAACAGCTACTAACCTCTTTGCCCTGAGCAATTAGCAGTTTCATTTGCCTGTTTCCCTTGTAGTTAGATGTGGCCTCTGGTTGAAGTCCTAACAATGGGACAAAAGTAAACTTTTACATTTGTGGGTCTGGGGCATGATGATAGCCTCCCAGAAAGACTTTACACACTTTCTCTTCCCAGAGTAAAGGTGTTTTAGAAACTGAACAGGGCCAAACTAATGCTAACCCCAGTGTTACCAGACCAAGACTTAAGTACAACTTTGGCTTCTCTAGAGATAGAATCTTTACTGTTCAACCAGAAATTGGCTCGTCACCAGTTAGATAATCAGACTAACAAACCCCTTTCATCCCCTAAAGCAGCAGTCTCCACCTTTTTTGGCGCCAGGTATCGATTTCATGAAAGACAATGTTTCCCCATACTGGGTGGGGGGATGGTGTGGGGATAATTCAAgcccattgctttttttttttttttttttttttttttggaggcggGGAGGAGATGCTGTGTGCTCAACATTTTTTAattgctcattttttttcttttttaaaaaattattttaattggaggctaattactttacaatattgtagtggtttttgccatacattgacatgaatcagccatgggtatacatgtgtcccccatcccgaaacccactcccacctccctccccatcccagccctcaggGTTCTCCTAGTccaccggccctgagcaccctgtctcatgcatcaaacctggactggccatctatttcatatatggtaatatacatgtttcagtgctattctctcaaatcatcccaccctcgccttctcccacagagtccaaaagtctttgTGTCTCGTTTGCTGTCTCGCATGtcgggtcatcgttaccatctttctaaattccatatatatgcgttaatatactgtattggtgtttttctttctgacttgcttcactctgtataataggctccagtttcatccacctcattagaactaatttcaaatgcattcttgTTAATGGCTGAGTTTCCATTGTGTATCtgtagcacagctttcttatccattcctctgccgatggacatctaggtagcttttatgttctagctattgtaaacagttcaagcacattacatttagtgtgcactttatttctattattattacattagttccacctcagatcatcaggcattagacctGGAGGTTGGGGTCCACTACACTAAAGAATGGCATCCTTGGAATAATCAACCCACTTTTCTTCCTAGTATAATTTTCCTGTTCCTGCTCCTTTCTGCCTAGAAAAACCTTTCATTTCATATAGCTCCTCAGAGCTCTTTTCTGTCTGCTAGATTGGCAGTTGCCAGATCCATGAATCACTGAATAAAACCAATAACATTTCTAACAtgtagtccgtggaattctttttttaacatgtgAGAGCAATGTGTTAAGATAATTGAGATACAAAGATAAAAGGACACAGGGGTGGAGGCATCATCTTTGGTGGGCCAATGGTTAAGGCTCCATTgattccacttcagggggcacaggttctatccctggtctagaagttaaaaatcccatggccaggggaaaaaagaaaaggcatatgggctccagaatcactgcttgGAAGAAAGAGTTGCCTGCTAATCTAGAATACCCTTTTGGATCTCACAAAAGCAGAGAATAAACTTGCAATAAGCAATTAAGGTTATCAGTTAAATAAAccaaaagttgagaattatgttttattcagcaggTATACCAAGGACTGAAACCcatgagacagcctctcagaaagCTCTAAGGGACTATTCTGAAGAGGCAAGGGAGAACCAAGATATATAGGAGTTGGGGGCGGGAAGAGGGAAGCCGGTACTTGAAACATCAAAATATGACTGTTAGTTaaagaaaacagacatttcaAGCTAGTGAATTTTTCATACTTTTCTATGTCTGAGAAGAtccaagagtctgggctcattgaaatcattcctttgatatgtaaCTTAACTACCTAGGGCCAGTATCCTATTTTTCTTCATCCTGAATCCACTCAGGGTACACAGTTGTGGGGATGGGGTGGCAGTTTCAGAGGCTTAAGTCTAGATGGCTGCCagatcctttgtttactgatacagCAAGTGACATTCTTCATCCACAAAGTTTGGAAATTTATCTTAATATACCCTCCATCCACCATGATAATCTCTATTTTCTAAAAAGAAGTTCAGTCACTTGTTGCTGGATCTCAAACCTTGTAGAACCAGATGGCTAGCAACATTCTTTAGTTGGCAAAGGACAGAGAAAATTTTCTTCCAAAACAATTTCATAGTTATTTGGCAAAACCTGAACAACACCAGTTTCCTGTCCTTCCTTGAACACTACTTCTAAAAAATGAGAGTAATTAACAGCCTATACACCCTAATGAAAGTCTCTGCAT
The sequence above is a segment of the Capra hircus breed San Clemente chromosome 23, ASM170441v1, whole genome shotgun sequence genome. Coding sequences within it:
- the LOC102183280 gene encoding histone H2B type 1; translation: MPEPAKSAPAPKKGSKKAVTKAQKKDGKKRKRSRKESYSVYVYKVLKQVHPDTGISSKAMGIMNSFVNDIFERIAGEASRLAHYNKRSTITSREIQTAVRLLLPGELAKHAVSEGTKAVTKYTSSK